In Actinomadura luteofluorescens, the sequence TCGTGTGGGACAGCGGCTCCCCCGTCCCGCCGCTCACCAACACGCCCCCCACCGAGGGACGCGACCCGCACTCCGACCCCCGCGGCAGCGCGGACGCGCGCCGGCAGAAGGCGGCCTTCCTCACCACCGGCGAGGTCGTGGACGTGTGCGGCGGGGGACCCTGCGTCATCACGCCCTGATCGGGACCTGAGATGATCGGGGTCATGCTCCAGGTCTGCCCCAACGGAAGCCGGACCGAGGGCGTTCCGACGTCCCCGGAGGAGATCGCCGCGGCGGTCCGCGCCGCGGCCGACGTGGGCGCGCAGGACGTCCACCTGCACGCCAAGGACGACGCGGGCGCCGACACCCTGGAGGCGCCCCGCGTCGCCGAGACCCTCGCCGCCGTCCGCGCCGCCACCCCGTCGATCGCCGTCGGGGTGACCACCGGCGCCTGGGCCGCGCCCGACCCGGTCGAGCGCGCCGCCCTCGTGCGCTCCTGGACCGTCCTGCCCGACCACGCCTCGGTGAACTTCCACGAGGAGGGCGCCGAGCTGGTCGCCGAGGCGCTGTTCGAGCGCGGCGTCGCGATCGAGGCGGGGATCTTCTCCGGCACCGACGCGGCGGCGCGGTTCCTGAGCTGGCCGCACGCCCACCACGTGCTGCGGATCCTCGCGGAGGTCACCGACACCGACCCGGAGACGGCGACCGACACCGCCAAGGCGCTGCTGCACGACCTCGGCACCCGCCTGTCGCGGCCGATCCTGCTGCACGGCGAGGACGGCGGCGCGTGGCCGGTGCTGCGGCTCGCCGTCAGGCTGAACCTCGACGTCCGCATCGGGCTGGAGGACACCCTGGAACTCCCCGACGGCTCCCCCGCCGCCGACAACGCGGTCCTCGTCCAGACGGCCCGCGCCCTCCTCACGCCCTAGGCGGGCGTCAGGAGCGGGGGTTGTGGCCGGCGGCGTCCAGGCGCGCCCAGGCCGCCTCCCACAGCTCGTCGCGGTGCCGGTCGCAGCGGCGCCGGACGAGGGCGTAGGCGATCAGGACGGGGAGCGAGCAGCCGAGCACGGTGGCGCCGGCCGCGTACGCGGCGTCGGTGACGGTGCGGCTGTGCGGGCGGGGCCGGACGCTCGGTTCGCTCTGCCCGTCCACCCAGATCGTGCGGTGCGCGCCGACCTTGGCGTTCTTCCAGGCCGGCAGCGACCCGGCGTGGGGCCGGCCGTCCGTGCCGGGCCATCTGGCCTGGACGGTCTCGTGGATGTAGCGGTCGCCGGAGGAGCCCAGGCCGCCGGTCGAGGTGACCGTGGCGACGACCTGGCGGCGGTCGGCCCGCTCCGCGTTCTCCGCGCGCGTCCCCGCCGAGTAGGACCAGGACGCGCTCCAGGCGGCGAGCGGCGAGGCGGTGCCGAGCAGCAGCAGGAGGAGGCCGAGGGCGATCCGCCGCTGGACGCGGTCCACCTGGCGGCGCAGCTCGCTGCGCTGCAGGCCGAGGCGCCGGCGCAGCCTGGTGAGCGGCGTGCCTCCTCGGCCGATGCCGGACCTGCGCATCTGCGTTCACCTCCCCGGGGTGTGCCCTCCCGGCAAGAGGCCTTTAGCCATCTTTTCCCAGGATATTCCCGAGCTCGTTGATCGGCACGTCGCCGGTGGCCGAATCATCTCCGGTTTCCGGGCCGATATTCCGGGCCGATGACCGAATCCGGCCGTCGGACGGGCCCTGCGAGCCTCCGCGTGCCCCGGCGGCCAGGGCGAGCAGCGCCCCCAGCAGGCACATCCCGGCGGTGATCCAGAAGATCTCCCGGTATTCGGTCCGCAGCGCGTCCTGAAGGGCCGCGTCGTAGATCTTCATCTGCTCCGCGAACTCGGCCTTCGACATCAGGAACGGCAGCGGCGGCTTCAGATCGGCCGTGAGGGCGTGGAACCGGTGGAACCCCCACGCGGTGAGCGCGGAGATGCCGAGCAGCATCCCCATCATCCGCGCGACGACCACGGCCGCGGACGCGACGCCGTGCCGC encodes:
- a CDS encoding 3-keto-5-aminohexanoate cleavage protein, which gives rise to MIGVMLQVCPNGSRTEGVPTSPEEIAAAVRAAADVGAQDVHLHAKDDAGADTLEAPRVAETLAAVRAATPSIAVGVTTGAWAAPDPVERAALVRSWTVLPDHASVNFHEEGAELVAEALFERGVAIEAGIFSGTDAAARFLSWPHAHHVLRILAEVTDTDPETATDTAKALLHDLGTRLSRPILLHGEDGGAWPVLRLAVRLNLDVRIGLEDTLELPDGSPAADNAVLVQTARALLTP
- a CDS encoding Rv1733c family protein, translated to MRRSGIGRGGTPLTRLRRRLGLQRSELRRQVDRVQRRIALGLLLLLLGTASPLAAWSASWSYSAGTRAENAERADRRQVVATVTSTGGLGSSGDRYIHETVQARWPGTDGRPHAGSLPAWKNAKVGAHRTIWVDGQSEPSVRPRPHSRTVTDAAYAAGATVLGCSLPVLIAYALVRRRCDRHRDELWEAAWARLDAAGHNPRS